In Arthrobacter sp. SLBN-112, a genomic segment contains:
- a CDS encoding dihydrolipoamide acetyltransferase family protein, with translation MSEPRVFLLPDLGEGLTEAELVAWHVAVGDEIVVDQPIAEVETAKSAVEVPSPYAGIVTELHGKPGETLDVGKPLISVTPLSTGVAAPVSAADDAAPAPSPDSIRPADDAAGSGSGPGLPNARKLASGPSSGSLDATPGAASSAPAASAAAAETYREEEKAGSGNVLIGYGTPGGHGQARRTRARKSSVAVVEPVETKPVETTEDDLTLLRTRVPGKLGAVISPLVRRMAREHGVDLGDISGSGDSGLIMRRDVEAAISAPVVERVETKPTPEAEPVETHGSRQARSSETTDSRTGLPISARTPVRGVRKAVAANMARSRSEIPEATVWVDVDATALMELREGLKANGAEAPGLLAFIARFVTAGLKKYPELNTRIETAEDGSQEIVGFDGINLGFAAQTERGLVVPSVRGAEKLSARELDAEIRRLTQVARDGKATPAELGSGTFTLNNYGVFGVDGSAAIINHPEVGILGVGRIIDKPWVVNGGVAVRKVTELTLTFDHRVCDGGTAGGFLRFVADAIENPTSLLADI, from the coding sequence ATGAGCGAACCACGCGTGTTTTTGTTGCCGGACCTCGGCGAAGGCCTCACCGAAGCCGAACTCGTTGCCTGGCATGTAGCCGTGGGCGACGAGATCGTTGTGGACCAGCCGATCGCCGAGGTGGAAACGGCCAAGTCCGCGGTGGAGGTGCCGTCCCCTTATGCGGGGATCGTCACCGAGTTGCACGGGAAGCCGGGGGAGACCCTGGATGTGGGGAAGCCGCTGATCTCGGTGACGCCGCTCTCCACTGGTGTCGCCGCTCCGGTGTCCGCCGCGGATGATGCCGCCCCCGCCCCTTCGCCGGACAGCATTCGTCCTGCGGACGATGCTGCCGGCTCAGGAAGCGGTCCCGGACTGCCCAATGCTCGCAAGCTCGCATCGGGTCCCTCGTCCGGTTCCTTAGATGCCACTCCCGGGGCGGCGTCATCCGCGCCGGCTGCGTCGGCGGCGGCAGCCGAGACCTATCGTGAGGAGGAGAAGGCGGGGTCCGGGAATGTCCTGATTGGTTATGGCACCCCTGGTGGGCATGGCCAGGCACGGCGGACCCGTGCGCGGAAGTCTTCTGTTGCGGTGGTTGAGCCTGTCGAAACCAAGCCTGTCGAAACCACCGAGGACGACCTCACCCTCCTGCGCACCCGCGTGCCCGGCAAGCTCGGCGCCGTGATCTCACCGCTGGTCCGGCGCATGGCCCGCGAGCACGGCGTGGACCTTGGCGACATTTCAGGCTCCGGCGACAGCGGCCTCATCATGCGCCGCGACGTCGAAGCAGCGATCTCGGCGCCGGTGGTTGAGCGTGTCGAAACCAAGCCCACACCGGAAGCCGAGCCTGTCGAAACCCACGGATCTCGACAAGCTCGATCATCGGAAACCACCGACTCCCGCACCGGCCTGCCCATCTCCGCCCGCACTCCTGTCCGCGGCGTCCGGAAGGCCGTGGCTGCGAACATGGCGCGCAGCCGCTCGGAAATCCCGGAAGCAACGGTCTGGGTGGACGTGGACGCCACCGCACTGATGGAGCTGCGTGAGGGACTCAAAGCCAACGGTGCGGAGGCGCCAGGCCTGCTCGCCTTCATCGCCCGGTTCGTCACCGCAGGGCTGAAGAAGTACCCGGAACTGAACACGCGGATCGAAACCGCGGAGGACGGCTCCCAGGAGATCGTCGGATTCGACGGCATCAACCTCGGCTTCGCAGCCCAGACCGAACGCGGCCTGGTGGTGCCATCCGTCCGCGGCGCCGAGAAACTCAGCGCCCGGGAACTGGACGCGGAAATCCGCCGGCTCACGCAGGTGGCCCGCGACGGCAAGGCAACGCCCGCCGAACTCGGCAGCGGCACCTTCACGTTGAACAACTACGGAGTGTTCGGCGTGGACGGGTCCGCGGCGATCATCAACCACCCGGAGGTGGGCATCCTCGGGGTGGGCCGCATCATCGACAAGCCGTGGGTGGTCAACGGCGGCGTGGCCGTCCGGAAGGTCACAGAACTCACCCTCACGTTCGACCACCGGGTGTGCGACGGCGGCACGGCAGGCGGCTTCCTCCGGTTCGTGGCGGACGCCATAGAAAACCCCACGTCCTTGCTGGCCGACATCTAA
- the pdhA gene encoding pyruvate dehydrogenase (acetyl-transferring) E1 component subunit alpha, with product MTISADHTAPDTTSTEPAGNALTDAVKKFGITVEDYMLPARHQIQMVDPEGRLIPESEQGTQPGHEYPVPGDKELLAAYEQLVVGRRVNDQNSALVRQGRMAVYPSSHGQEACQVAAALCLSDRDWMFPTYRDAVAVMTRGVDPVQVMTIFRGDWHGGYDPLENKVGIQCTPLTTQLLHAVGVAHAAKLRGEDTVVLAMCGDGATSEGDFHEALNFAAVFHLPVIFFVQNNKYAISVPLAHQSVAPSLAHKAVGYGMAGERVDGNDVVALLAVLDRAVKLAREGSGPLLVEANTYRMQAHTNADDDTRYRENSEVAEWRAKDPVNRMRTYLTDRGLLDDDGESRISEHAEAVAAQLREGLSEDVPVDPQELFRHVFARQTPQLKEESALLADELARDAASTDFQEAGK from the coding sequence ATGACGATCTCCGCAGACCACACCGCGCCGGACACCACCAGCACCGAGCCAGCAGGAAACGCGCTGACCGATGCTGTGAAGAAGTTCGGCATCACGGTGGAGGACTACATGCTCCCCGCCCGGCACCAGATCCAGATGGTGGACCCGGAGGGCCGGCTCATCCCGGAAAGCGAGCAGGGCACCCAGCCCGGCCACGAATACCCCGTGCCCGGCGACAAGGAACTGCTGGCAGCGTACGAACAGCTCGTCGTCGGCCGCCGCGTCAACGACCAGAACTCCGCCCTGGTCCGGCAGGGCCGCATGGCCGTCTACCCCTCCAGCCATGGCCAGGAAGCCTGCCAGGTGGCCGCGGCCCTCTGCCTGTCGGACAGGGACTGGATGTTCCCCACCTACCGCGACGCAGTGGCCGTGATGACCCGCGGCGTGGACCCGGTACAGGTGATGACCATCTTCCGCGGCGACTGGCATGGCGGCTACGACCCCCTCGAAAACAAGGTGGGCATCCAGTGCACGCCGCTGACCACCCAGTTGCTGCACGCCGTCGGCGTCGCCCATGCGGCCAAACTCCGCGGCGAGGACACCGTGGTGCTGGCCATGTGCGGCGACGGCGCCACCAGCGAAGGCGACTTCCACGAGGCACTGAACTTCGCCGCCGTCTTCCACCTGCCGGTGATTTTCTTCGTCCAGAACAACAAGTACGCGATCTCGGTGCCGCTGGCACACCAGTCCGTGGCGCCGTCGCTCGCGCACAAAGCCGTGGGCTACGGAATGGCGGGGGAGCGCGTGGACGGCAACGACGTGGTGGCCCTCCTCGCCGTCCTGGACCGCGCGGTGAAACTCGCCCGCGAAGGCTCCGGCCCGCTGCTGGTGGAAGCCAACACGTACCGCATGCAGGCCCACACCAACGCCGACGACGACACCCGCTACAGGGAAAACAGCGAGGTTGCCGAGTGGCGGGCCAAGGACCCGGTCAACAGGATGCGCACCTACCTCACGGACCGCGGGCTGTTGGACGACGACGGCGAGTCCCGGATCAGCGAGCACGCCGAGGCCGTTGCCGCGCAGCTGCGCGAAGGCCTCAGCGAGGACGTCCCGGTGGATCCGCAGGAACTCTTCCGCCACGTTTTCGCCCGGCAGACGCCGCAGCTGAAGGAAGAATCCGCCCTGCTCGCCGACGAACTCGCCCGCGACGCCGCATCTACTGATTTCCAGGAGGCCGGCAAGTGA
- a CDS encoding alpha-ketoacid dehydrogenase subunit beta, with product MSPTITTSSEANGNVSAATARAAASAAASAEAAGPQPVTMAKALNTALADAMHADSSVLVFGEDVGMLGGVFRITDGLTATFGEQRCFDTPLAESGIVGMAVGMAINGMRPVIEMQFDAFAYPAFEQIVSHVAKMHNRTKGAVKLPMVIRIPYGGGIGGVEHHCDSSESYYAHTAGLKVYTPATVADGYRMLREAIDSDDPVIFMEPKKMYWTKDQVDLGELRRLHAEGTTTGRTSEGRAAVARPGTDATLIAYGPSVPTALAAAEAAALEGRSLEVIDVRTIVPFDDATVCESVRKTGRAVVIAEAHGFASVSSEIVARVQERCFHYLAAPIRRVTGFDVPYPAPKLEKYYLPGVDRILDAVDDLQWEN from the coding sequence GTGAGCCCCACCATCACCACCTCGTCCGAGGCCAACGGCAACGTCTCTGCCGCCACCGCCCGGGCCGCAGCCTCGGCCGCCGCGTCCGCCGAGGCCGCCGGCCCGCAGCCCGTCACCATGGCCAAGGCCCTCAACACAGCGCTCGCCGACGCCATGCACGCCGACTCCTCCGTCCTGGTGTTCGGGGAGGACGTGGGCATGCTGGGCGGCGTCTTCCGCATTACCGACGGACTCACTGCCACGTTCGGCGAGCAGCGCTGCTTCGACACCCCGCTGGCCGAATCCGGCATCGTGGGTATGGCCGTGGGCATGGCCATCAATGGCATGCGCCCGGTGATCGAGATGCAGTTCGACGCGTTCGCCTACCCCGCGTTCGAGCAGATCGTCAGCCATGTTGCCAAGATGCACAATCGCACCAAGGGCGCCGTCAAGTTGCCTATGGTGATCCGCATCCCGTACGGCGGCGGCATCGGGGGAGTGGAGCACCACTGCGATTCCTCCGAGTCTTACTACGCACACACCGCCGGCCTGAAGGTCTACACCCCCGCCACCGTGGCGGACGGCTACCGGATGCTCCGCGAAGCGATCGACTCAGACGACCCTGTCATCTTCATGGAGCCCAAGAAGATGTACTGGACCAAGGACCAGGTGGACCTGGGTGAGCTGCGTCGCCTCCACGCGGAAGGCACGACGACGGGACGCACCTCCGAGGGCCGGGCCGCCGTCGCCCGTCCCGGCACGGACGCGACGCTGATCGCGTACGGGCCGTCCGTCCCCACCGCGCTTGCCGCCGCCGAGGCAGCTGCGCTGGAGGGGCGCTCGCTGGAGGTGATCGACGTGCGGACCATTGTGCCGTTCGACGATGCCACCGTGTGCGAGTCGGTCCGCAAGACCGGCCGGGCCGTGGTGATCGCCGAGGCGCATGGCTTCGCCTCCGTGTCCTCCGAGATCGTGGCCCGGGTGCAGGAGCGCTGCTTCCACTACCTGGCCGCCCCCATCCGCCGCGTCACCGGGTTCGATGTCCCGTACCCGGCACCCAAACTCGAGAAGTACTACCTGCCCGGCGTGGACCGCATCCTCGACGCCGTTGACGACCTTCAGTGGGAGAACTGA
- a CDS encoding TMEM175 family protein: MNKNRLEAFSDGVLAIIITIMVLELRVPEEPTWHGIAGVLPTLLSYLLSFVYVGIYWNNHHHLIQLADRVNGAILWANLHLLFWLSLFPFTTRWMDESGFVEVPVLVYGINLLCAAIAFYILEQALIRKQGTAGAVAQALGRDWKGKASPLIYLLGIALTLAQPLLGIAVYTVVALIWLVPDRRVEHFVYRAHQPDDVTDQDVPGPTAP, translated from the coding sequence GTGAACAAGAACCGACTCGAGGCGTTCAGCGATGGCGTGCTGGCGATCATCATCACCATCATGGTGCTGGAGCTGCGCGTACCGGAGGAACCCACCTGGCATGGGATCGCCGGGGTCCTGCCAACGTTGCTCAGCTACCTGCTCAGCTTCGTCTATGTCGGGATCTACTGGAACAACCACCACCACCTGATCCAGCTGGCAGACCGGGTGAACGGCGCCATCCTCTGGGCCAACCTGCACCTGCTGTTCTGGCTCTCCCTGTTTCCCTTCACCACGCGATGGATGGATGAGTCCGGGTTCGTGGAAGTTCCGGTGCTGGTCTACGGCATCAACCTGCTCTGCGCTGCCATCGCTTTCTACATCCTGGAGCAGGCACTCATTCGCAAGCAGGGCACGGCCGGGGCCGTTGCCCAGGCCCTGGGGCGGGACTGGAAAGGCAAGGCCTCGCCGCTGATCTACCTGCTGGGCATCGCGCTGACACTCGCCCAGCCCCTCCTGGGAATCGCTGTCTACACGGTGGTGGCGCTGATTTGGCTGGTCCCCGACCGCCGGGTGGAGCACTTCGTGTACCGCGCCCACCAGCCCGACGACGTCACGGACCAGGACGTTCCCGGCCCCACCGCGCCCTAG
- a CDS encoding DUF6596 domain-containing protein, translating into MARAAGSEVAAAVADAHRREWAFVLAATVRIAGDIDTAEEAVQDAYASALSTWGGNGIPHNPGAWLTVTARRRALDMRRRAATAQKALPKLLGREDDDGDGDGDGFEGDEIPDDRLRLIFTCCHPALPLEARVALTLRLLCGLSTAEVARAFLVPEATMAARITRAKKKIAAARIPYRVPSSDELHERVDGVLSVVYLVYTTGHTAPSGADLVRRDLAERGVELARLLRELLPADPDVAGLLALVLLTEARRDARVDGNQDLILLENQDRSKWDQHAVTEGVALLHEALAYRPPGRFALMAAIAAVHDESGSWSGTDWQEILGLYDLLMERWPSPVVRLNRAIALGFAVGPAEGLAELDALGAEPQLARYPYLAAARGDFLVRLGREDEARVAFEEALILTDNEAEQRFLRARLGGLGGLAG; encoded by the coding sequence ATGGCGCGGGCCGCCGGCTCGGAGGTTGCTGCCGCGGTTGCCGATGCGCACCGCCGGGAGTGGGCCTTCGTGCTGGCGGCCACAGTGCGGATTGCCGGCGACATCGACACCGCGGAGGAGGCGGTCCAGGACGCGTACGCCAGCGCCTTGTCCACGTGGGGCGGGAACGGCATCCCGCACAATCCCGGGGCTTGGCTGACCGTGACGGCACGACGACGGGCCCTGGACATGCGCCGCCGCGCGGCAACGGCGCAAAAGGCGCTGCCCAAGCTCCTCGGCCGCGAAGACGACGATGGCGACGGCGACGGCGACGGCTTCGAAGGTGACGAAATTCCGGACGACCGGCTGCGGTTGATCTTTACCTGCTGCCACCCGGCCCTGCCCCTCGAAGCCCGGGTGGCCCTGACGTTGCGGCTCCTGTGCGGACTCTCCACTGCCGAGGTGGCGCGGGCCTTCCTGGTCCCCGAGGCCACCATGGCCGCACGCATCACCCGGGCCAAGAAGAAGATTGCCGCCGCGCGCATCCCATACCGGGTGCCGTCGTCGGATGAACTGCACGAGCGCGTGGACGGCGTGCTGTCTGTGGTGTACCTCGTGTACACCACCGGGCACACGGCGCCGTCGGGAGCGGACCTGGTGCGCCGGGACCTTGCCGAGCGGGGCGTGGAGCTTGCCCGGCTGCTGCGGGAACTGCTTCCCGCCGACCCCGATGTGGCCGGGCTCCTGGCCCTGGTCCTGCTCACCGAAGCGCGCAGGGATGCCCGGGTGGATGGGAATCAGGATCTCATCCTGCTGGAGAACCAGGACAGGTCAAAGTGGGACCAGCATGCCGTCACGGAGGGAGTGGCACTGCTGCACGAGGCCCTGGCGTACCGGCCGCCCGGCCGCTTTGCCCTCATGGCAGCGATCGCGGCCGTGCATGACGAGAGCGGGTCCTGGTCCGGCACCGACTGGCAGGAGATCCTGGGCCTCTACGACCTGCTCATGGAGCGTTGGCCCTCCCCTGTGGTCCGGCTCAACCGGGCCATTGCCCTGGGCTTCGCGGTGGGGCCGGCCGAAGGCCTGGCAGAGCTCGATGCGCTGGGCGCCGAGCCGCAGCTTGCCCGGTACCCGTACCTGGCCGCGGCGCGCGGTGATTTCCTGGTTCGGCTGGGCCGCGAGGACGAGGCGAGGGTGGCGTTCGAAGAGGCATTGATCCTTACGGACAACGAAGCCGAGCAGCGTTTCCTCCGGGCCCGCCTGGGCGGCCTGGGCGGCCTGGCCGGCTGA
- a CDS encoding Lrp/AsnC family transcriptional regulator, with protein MTGKDAPAEVALDEIDRRIIAELTRDGRMSVTQVAENVHISRAHAYSRIARLTGEGVLTRFTALVDPIKAGLKSSAYVTLKLRQDAWRELRDQLGAIPEVHHIALVGGDFDVILLVRAVDNIDLRRVIFDQLQTMPGVLDTQTFLVFEDVDTR; from the coding sequence TTGACGGGCAAAGATGCACCGGCCGAAGTTGCCCTGGACGAGATCGACCGGAGGATCATCGCCGAGCTCACGCGGGACGGCCGGATGTCCGTGACCCAGGTGGCCGAAAATGTGCACATCTCCCGCGCGCACGCCTACTCCCGGATCGCCCGGCTGACCGGCGAAGGTGTACTGACCCGGTTCACGGCGTTGGTGGATCCGATCAAGGCAGGGCTGAAGTCCTCCGCATACGTGACGCTGAAGCTCCGGCAGGACGCCTGGCGCGAACTCCGGGACCAGTTGGGCGCCATTCCGGAGGTGCACCACATTGCACTGGTGGGCGGCGACTTCGACGTGATCCTCCTGGTCCGGGCCGTGGACAACATCGACCTGCGGCGGGTCATCTTCGACCAGCTGCAGACCATGCCGGGAGTCCTGGATACGCAGACGTTCCTGGTTTTCGAGGACGTGGACACGCGGTAG
- a CDS encoding YciI family protein has product MSKYLILIYQDEAVTRQAEGESISASYQEFMERRGASLISGAALHPSSTATSIRRDGAGGFLVTDGPFAESKETVGGYYLIEAADLDEALQIGKEVPAGVGVEVWPVRVVS; this is encoded by the coding sequence ATGTCCAAGTATCTGATCCTGATTTACCAGGACGAAGCGGTGACCAGGCAGGCTGAAGGCGAGTCGATCAGCGCCAGCTACCAGGAGTTCATGGAGCGCCGCGGAGCTTCGCTGATCAGCGGGGCCGCCCTGCATCCGTCCTCGACGGCCACCTCCATCCGGCGCGACGGGGCGGGCGGGTTCCTGGTCACGGATGGGCCATTCGCCGAGTCCAAAGAGACCGTGGGCGGTTACTACCTGATCGAGGCGGCCGACCTCGACGAGGCGCTGCAGATCGGCAAAGAGGTTCCCGCCGGCGTCGGGGTTGAGGTGTGGCCCGTCCGGGTGGTCAGCTGA